One part of the Streptomyces lydicus genome encodes these proteins:
- a CDS encoding zf-TFIIB domain-containing protein produces MQCPKCHAPMHTYNRNGVQIEQCAGCRGIFLDYGELESLTRLEAQWVQQAPPPPAPQAYPAAPAWGAPHQGHHGHHGHHGHHHRSFGHMLFSS; encoded by the coding sequence ATGCAGTGCCCGAAGTGTCATGCACCGATGCACACGTACAACCGCAACGGCGTCCAGATCGAGCAGTGCGCGGGCTGCCGGGGGATCTTCCTGGACTACGGGGAGCTGGAGTCCCTGACCCGCCTGGAGGCGCAGTGGGTCCAGCAGGCCCCGCCGCCGCCCGCCCCGCAGGCGTATCCCGCCGCTCCCGCCTGGGGCGCCCCGCATCAGGGCCACCACGGTCACCACGGGCACCACGGTCATCACCACCGCAGCTTCGGCCACATGCTGTTCTCCTCCTGA
- a CDS encoding phosphotransferase family protein, with amino-acid sequence MTAPSPGPLAALSALAAAHAPAGAPAPAVLADRPDGTVVRSGRTVAKAHAPDADPQVLAVRLRIAAHPLLRGILLPPLPVTAPDGFVTLTENGRALSRWPYGSPVPPDDPDAAPWEDAARLLARLHAVDADQLPGPVPPMRGPAKAARALARMRGALGTAGAPASPGAVSPAAPGRLRAAAAVIERAWSLLPPWARGAAPPPRAGTLCHGDLHLGQLVRHPAAHGPWLLIDVDDLGLGDGAWDLARPAAWFATGLLAPDIWTRFLAAYGTAGGRAVAPDGDPWPDLEVPARALTVQTAALAVAKAAAGSRPLDGIEAAVVDACARMTSLPQQLGPPGPDVG; translated from the coding sequence ATGACCGCGCCGTCGCCCGGCCCGTTGGCCGCCCTCTCCGCCCTGGCCGCGGCGCACGCCCCGGCCGGCGCCCCGGCCCCCGCGGTGCTCGCCGACCGCCCCGACGGCACGGTCGTCCGCAGCGGCCGTACGGTCGCCAAGGCCCACGCCCCCGACGCCGATCCGCAGGTGCTGGCCGTCCGTCTCCGGATCGCCGCCCACCCGCTGCTGCGCGGCATCCTCCTGCCGCCCCTCCCGGTCACCGCCCCCGACGGCTTCGTCACCCTCACCGAGAACGGCCGCGCCCTCAGCCGCTGGCCGTACGGCAGCCCGGTCCCGCCGGACGATCCCGACGCCGCGCCGTGGGAGGACGCCGCCCGTCTGCTGGCCCGGCTGCACGCCGTCGACGCGGACCAACTGCCCGGGCCCGTCCCGCCGATGCGCGGCCCCGCCAAGGCTGCCCGCGCACTGGCCCGGATGCGCGGCGCCCTGGGCACCGCCGGGGCGCCCGCATCCCCGGGCGCCGTCTCCCCGGCCGCCCCCGGGCGCCTCCGCGCGGCCGCCGCCGTGATCGAGCGTGCCTGGTCGCTGCTGCCGCCCTGGGCCCGGGGCGCCGCCCCGCCGCCCCGCGCCGGCACCCTCTGTCACGGCGATCTGCACCTGGGCCAGCTCGTCCGCCATCCGGCCGCCCACGGCCCCTGGCTCCTGATCGACGTCGACGACCTGGGCCTGGGCGACGGTGCCTGGGACCTGGCCCGCCCCGCCGCCTGGTTCGCCACCGGCCTGCTCGCCCCGGACATCTGGACGCGTTTCCTGGCCGCTTACGGCACCGCCGGTGGCCGCGCCGTGGCCCCGGACGGCGATCCCTGGCCCGACCTGGAGGTTCCCGCCCGCGCCCTGACCGTGCAGACGGCCGCGCTCGCCGTCGCCAAGGCCGCTGCCGGGTCGCGTCCCCTGGACGGGATCGAGGCCGCGGTCGTCGACGCCTGCGCCCGGATGACTTCCCTACCGCAGCAGTTGGGGCCGCCCGGCCCCGACGTAGGGTGA